One window from the genome of Cricetulus griseus strain 17A/GY chromosome 2, alternate assembly CriGri-PICRH-1.0, whole genome shotgun sequence encodes:
- the LOC100756343 gene encoding coiled-coil domain-containing protein 171 isoform X4, whose translation MSLNTSSNATTGDTQRLKNVSLDAKQMLKNEMESDITADLRKKLHRAKKEKLEMTTKHNAELSSYESQIARLRSEVEKGEALRQRLEYDLAVVRKESGMGRRMVEERLDEALRTQEKLCGAR comes from the exons ATGAGTTTAAACACTTCAAGTAATGCCACTACTGGGGATACCCAAAG GTTGAAAAATGTCTCATTGGATGCAAAGCAAATgcttaaaaatgaaatggaatcaGATATCACTGCCGATCTCAGAAAGAAACTCCATCGGGCTAAGAAGGAGAAATTAGAAATGACAACTAAGCACAATGCAGAG CTGTCAAGCTACGAGAGCCAGATTGCCAGGCTGCGGTCTGAGGTGGAAAAAGGAGAAGCCCTGCGACAGCGTCTGGAGTACGACCTGGCAGTGGTTAGAAAGGAGTCTGGTATGGGGCGAAGGATGGTGGAAGAGAGACTGGATGAGGCACTGAGGACTCAGGAAAAACTCTGCG
- the LOC100756343 gene encoding coiled-coil domain-containing protein 171 isoform X2 gives MSLNTSSNATTGDTQRLKNVSLDAKQMLKNEMESDITADLRKKLHRAKKEKLEMTTKHNAELSSYESQIARLRSEVEKGEALRQRLEYDLAVVRKESGMGRRMVEERLDEALRTQEKLCAQNLELQEKASEIEKTFQTSQEKWKEECRRFEHDLEERDNIIQNCNREYESLMQEKNKLQKTLQM, from the exons ATGAGTTTAAACACTTCAAGTAATGCCACTACTGGGGATACCCAAAG GTTGAAAAATGTCTCATTGGATGCAAAGCAAATgcttaaaaatgaaatggaatcaGATATCACTGCCGATCTCAGAAAGAAACTCCATCGGGCTAAGAAGGAGAAATTAGAAATGACAACTAAGCACAATGCAGAG CTGTCAAGCTACGAGAGCCAGATTGCCAGGCTGCGGTCTGAGGTGGAAAAAGGAGAAGCCCTGCGACAGCGTCTGGAGTACGACCTGGCAGTGGTTAGAAAGGAGTCTGGTATGGGGCGAAGGATGGTGGAAGAGAGACTGGATGAGGCACTGAGGACTCAGGAAAAACTCTGCG CTCAGAATTTAGAACTTCAAGAAAAGGCAAGTGAAATCGAGAAAACATTTCAGACTTcccaagagaaatggaaagaagaatgCAGGAGATTTGAACATGATTTGGAGGAAAGAGACAATATAATTCAAAATTGCAATCGAGAATACGAGTCACTTATGCAGGAAAAAAACAAGTTACAAAAAACTCTACAG atgtag